From the genome of Neomonachus schauinslandi chromosome 5, ASM220157v2, whole genome shotgun sequence, one region includes:
- the COPS6 gene encoding COP9 signalosome complex subunit 6, which translates to MAAAANGTGGSSGMEVDAAVVPSVMASGVTGSVSVALHPLVILNISDHWIRMRSQEGRPMQVIGALIGKQEGRNIEVMNSFELLSHTVEEKIIIDKEYYYTKEEQFKQVFKELEFLGWYTTGGPPDPSDIHVHKQVCEIIESPLFLKLNPMTKHTDLPVSVFESVIDIINGEATMLFAELTYTLATEEAERIGVDHVARMTATGSGENSTVAEHLIAQHSAIKMLHSRVKLILEYVKASEAGEVPFNHEILREAYALCHCLPVLSTDKFKTDFYDQCNDVGLMAYLGTITKTCNTMNQFVNKFNVLYDRQGIGRRMRGLFF; encoded by the exons ATGGCGGCGGCGGCGAACGGGACTGGAGGGAGCAGCGGGATGGAGGTGGATGCAGCAG TGGTCCCCAGCGTGATGGCCTCCGGCGTGACGGGGAGCGTCTCCGTCGCTCTTCATCCCCTCGTCATTCTCAACATTTCAGACCATTGGATTCGCATGCGCTCCCAGGAGGGGCGGCCTATGCAGG TGATTGGGGCTCTGATCGGGAAACAGGAGGGCCGAAATATCGAGGTGATGAACTCCTTTGAGCTGCTCTCCCACACCGTGGAGGAGAAGATTATCATTGACAAGGAGTATTACTACACCAAGGAGGAGCAGT TCAAACAGGTGTTCAAGGAGCTGGAGTTTCTGGGTTGGTATACCACCGGGGGGCCGCCTGACCCCTCTGACATCCACGTCCACAAGCAG GTGTGTGAGATCATCGAGAGCCCGCTCTTTCTTAAATTGAACCCTATGACCAAGCACACAGAT CTTCCCGTCAGTGTTTTTGAGTCTGTCATCGATATAATCAATGGAGAG GCCACGATGCTGTTTGCCGAACTGACCTACACTCTGGCCACGGAGGAAGCCGAACGCATTGGCGTCGACCACGTGGCCCGAATGACAGCCACGGGCAGCGGGGAGAACTCCACTG TGGCTGAGCACCTGATCGCGCAGCACAGCGCCATTAAGATGCTGCACAGCCGGGTCAAGCTCATCTTGGAGTACGTCAAGGCCTCCGAAGCGG GAGAGGTCCCCTTCAACCATGAGATCCTGCGGGAGGCCTATGCTCTGTGTCACTGCctcccagtgctcagcacagacaAGTTCAAGACAGACTTTTACGAT CAATGCAATGACGTGGGGCTCATGGCCTACCTTGGCACCATCACCAAAACCTGCAACACCATGAACCAGTTCGTGAACAAGTTCAACGTGCTCTATGATCGACAAGGCATTGGCAGGCGGATGCGGGGGCTCTTCTTCTGA
- the AP4M1 gene encoding AP-4 complex subunit mu-1 isoform X3, which yields MISQFFILSSKGDPLIYKDFRGDSGGRDVAELFYRKLTGLPGDESPVVMVTSGGHHDDRHFIHIRHSGLYLVATTSENISPFSLLELLSRLATLLGDYCGSLSEGTISRNVALVYELLDEVLDYGYVQTTSMEMLRNFIQTEAVVSKPFSLFDLSSVGLFGAETQQSKVAPSSAASRPILTSRSDQSQKNEVFLDVVERLSVLIASNGSLLKVDVQGEIRLKSFLPSGSEMRIGLTEEFCVGKSELRGYGPGIRVDEVSFHSSVLLEEFESHRILRLQPPQGELTVMRYQLSDDLPSPLPFRLFPSVQWDRGSGRLQVYLKLRCDLPPKSQALNVRLHLPLPRGVVSLSQELSGPEQKAELGEGALRWDLPRVQGGSQLSGLFQMDVPGLPGPPGQAPSTSAPLGLGPASLSFELPRHTCSGLQVRFLRLAFRPCGNANPHKWVRHLSHSDAYVIRI from the exons ATGATCTCCCAGTTCTTCATTCTGTCCTCCAAAGGGGACCCGCTCATCTACAAGGATT TCCGCGGGGACAGTGGCGGTCGGGATGTGGCCGAGCTCTTCTACCGGAAGCTGACGGGACTACCCGGAGATGAGTCCCCGGTTGTCATGGTAACCAGTGGCGGG CACCACGATGACCGTCATTTCATTCACATCAGACACAGCGGTCTCTATTTGGTGGCCACGACTTCAGAAAACATTTCTCCCTTCAGCCTCCTCGAGCTGCTCTCCCg GTTGGCCACTCTCCTGGGCGATTACTGTGGCTCCCTGAGTGAGGGGACCATCTCCCGCAACGTGGCTCTTGTCTACGAACTCCTAGATGAAGTGCTG GACTATGGCTATGTACAGACCACGTCCATGGAGATGCTGAGGAACTTCATCCAGACGGAGGCTGTGGTCAGCAAGCCCTTcagcctctttgacctcagcagTGTTGGCTTG TTTGGGGCCGAGACGCAGCAGAGCAAAGTGGCCCCCAGCAGTGCAGCCAGCCGCCCCATCCTGACCAGCCGCTCTGACCAG AgccaaaagaatgaagtatttttGGATGTGGTCGAGAGACTGTCTGTGCTGATAGCATCTAAT GGCTCGCTGCTGAAGGTAGACGTGCAGGGAGAGATCCGCCTCAAGAGCTTTCTTCCCAGTGGCTCTG AGATGCGCATCGGCTTGACAGAAGAATTTTGTGTGGGGAAGTCAGAACTAAGAG GTTACGGACCAGGGATCCGGGTGGATGAGGTCTCATTTCACAGCTCCGTGCTTCTGGAAGAGTTTGAGTCTCATCGAATTCTGCGCCTGCAGCCCCCTCAGGGCGAG CTAACTGTGATGCGGTACCAACTCTCAGAtgacctcccctccccgctcccgTTCCGGCTCTTTCCCTCTGTGCAGTGGGACCGAGGCTCGGGCAG GCTCCAGGTTTACCTGAAGTTACGATGCGACCTGCCCCCAAAGAG CCAAGCTCTCAATGTCAGACTGCACCTTCCCCTGCCACGAGGGGTGGTCAG CCTGTCACAGGAGCTGAGCGgccccgagcagaaggcagagctgggggagggagcccTTCGCTGGGACCTGCCTCGGGTTCAGGGTGGCTCCCAGCTGTCAGGCCTTTTCCAG ATGGATGTTCcgggcctccctgggcctcctggtCAAGCACCCTCCACCTCGGCCCCTCTGGGTCTGGGTCCCGCCAGCCTCTCATTTGAACTTCCCCGGCACACGTGCTCTGGCCTCCAGGTTCGCTTCCTCAGGCTGGCATTCAGACCCTGCGGCAATGCCAACCCCCACAAGTGGGTGCGACACCTAAGCCATAGTGATGCCTATGTCATCCGGATCTGA
- the AP4M1 gene encoding AP-4 complex subunit mu-1 isoform X2 yields the protein MISQFFILSSKGDPLIYKDFRGDSGGRDVAELFYRKLTGLPGDESPVVMHHDDRHFIHIRHSGLYLVATTSENISPFSLLELLSRLATLLGDYCGSLSEGTISRNVALVYELLDEVLDYGYVQTTSMEMLRNFIQTEAVVSKPFSLFDLSSVGLFGAETQQSKVAPSSAASRPILTSRSDQSQKNEVFLDVVERLSVLIASNGSLLKVDVQGEIRLKSFLPSGSEMRIGLTEEFCVGKSELRGYGPGIRVDEVSFHSSVLLEEFESHRILRLQPPQGELTVMRYQLSDDLPSPLPFRLFPSVQWDRGSGRLQVYLKLRCDLPPKSQALNVRLHLPLPRGVVSLSQELSGPEQKAELGEGALRWDLPRVQGGSQLSGLFQMDVPGLPGPPGQAPSTSAPLGLGPASLSFELPRHTCSGLQVRFLRLAFRPCGNANPHKWVRHLSHSDAYVIRI from the exons ATGATCTCCCAGTTCTTCATTCTGTCCTCCAAAGGGGACCCGCTCATCTACAAGGATT TCCGCGGGGACAGTGGCGGTCGGGATGTGGCCGAGCTCTTCTACCGGAAGCTGACGGGACTACCCGGAGATGAGTCCCCGGTTGTCATG CACCACGATGACCGTCATTTCATTCACATCAGACACAGCGGTCTCTATTTGGTGGCCACGACTTCAGAAAACATTTCTCCCTTCAGCCTCCTCGAGCTGCTCTCCCg GTTGGCCACTCTCCTGGGCGATTACTGTGGCTCCCTGAGTGAGGGGACCATCTCCCGCAACGTGGCTCTTGTCTACGAACTCCTAGATGAAGTGCTG GACTATGGCTATGTACAGACCACGTCCATGGAGATGCTGAGGAACTTCATCCAGACGGAGGCTGTGGTCAGCAAGCCCTTcagcctctttgacctcagcagTGTTGGCTTG TTTGGGGCCGAGACGCAGCAGAGCAAAGTGGCCCCCAGCAGTGCAGCCAGCCGCCCCATCCTGACCAGCCGCTCTGACCAG AgccaaaagaatgaagtatttttGGATGTGGTCGAGAGACTGTCTGTGCTGATAGCATCTAAT GGCTCGCTGCTGAAGGTAGACGTGCAGGGAGAGATCCGCCTCAAGAGCTTTCTTCCCAGTGGCTCTG AGATGCGCATCGGCTTGACAGAAGAATTTTGTGTGGGGAAGTCAGAACTAAGAG GTTACGGACCAGGGATCCGGGTGGATGAGGTCTCATTTCACAGCTCCGTGCTTCTGGAAGAGTTTGAGTCTCATCGAATTCTGCGCCTGCAGCCCCCTCAGGGCGAG CTAACTGTGATGCGGTACCAACTCTCAGAtgacctcccctccccgctcccgTTCCGGCTCTTTCCCTCTGTGCAGTGGGACCGAGGCTCGGGCAG GCTCCAGGTTTACCTGAAGTTACGATGCGACCTGCCCCCAAAGAG CCAAGCTCTCAATGTCAGACTGCACCTTCCCCTGCCACGAGGGGTGGTCAG CCTGTCACAGGAGCTGAGCGgccccgagcagaaggcagagctgggggagggagcccTTCGCTGGGACCTGCCTCGGGTTCAGGGTGGCTCCCAGCTGTCAGGCCTTTTCCAG ATGGATGTTCcgggcctccctgggcctcctggtCAAGCACCCTCCACCTCGGCCCCTCTGGGTCTGGGTCCCGCCAGCCTCTCATTTGAACTTCCCCGGCACACGTGCTCTGGCCTCCAGGTTCGCTTCCTCAGGCTGGCATTCAGACCCTGCGGCAATGCCAACCCCCACAAGTGGGTGCGACACCTAAGCCATAGTGATGCCTATGTCATCCGGATCTGA
- the MCM7 gene encoding DNA replication licensing factor MCM7 isoform X2 — protein MYVDLDDVAEDDPELVDSICENARRYARLFADAVQELLPQYKEREVVNKDVLDVYIEHRLMMEQRSRDPGAARSPQNQYPPELMRRFELYFQGPSSNKPRVIREVRADSVGKLVTVRGIVTRVCEVKPRMVVATYTCDQCGAETYQPIQSPTFMPLIMCPSQECQTNRSGGRLYLQTRGSKFIKFQEMKMQEHTDQVPVGNIPRSITVLVEGENTRIAQPGDHVSVTGIFLPILRTGFRQVVQGLLSETYLEAHRVVKMSKSEDEESAAGELSREELRQIAEDDFYEKLAASIAPEIYGHEDVKKALLLLLVGGVDQSPRGMKIRGNINICLMGDPGVAKSQLLSYIDRLAPRSQYTTGRGSSGVGLTAAVLRDSVSGELTLEGGALVLADQGVCCIDEFDKMAEADRTAIHEVMEQQTISIAKAGILTTLNARCSILAAANPAYGRYNPRRSLEQNIQLPAALLSRFDLLWLIQDRPDRDNDLRLAQHITYVHQHSRQPPAQFEPLDMKLMRRYIAMCREKQPTVPESLADYITAAYVEMRREAWASKDATYTSARTLLAILRLSTALARLRMVDAVEKEDVNEAIRLMEMSKDSLLGDKGQTARTQRPADVIFATIRELVSEGRSVRFAEAEQRCISRGFTPAQFQAALDEYEELNVWQVNIARTRITFV, from the exons ATGTACGTAGACCTAGACGATGTAGCTGAGGATGACCCTGAGTTGGTGGACTCGATTTGTGAGAATGCCAGGCGCTATGCAAGGCTCTTTGCTGACGCCGTACAGGAGCTGCTGCCTCAGTACAAGGAGAGGGAG gtGGTAAACAAAGATGTTTTGGATGTTTACATCGAGCACCGGCTGATGATGGAGCAGCGGAGCCGTGACCCTGGGGCAGCCCGAAGCCCGCAGAACCAGTACCCTCCTGAGCTCATGCGCAGATT TGAGCTGTACTTTCAAGGGCCAAGCAGTAACAAGCCTCGTGTGATCCGGGAAGTACGGGCTGACTCTGTGGGGAAATTGGTCACCGTGCGTGGAATTGTCACTCGTGTCTGTGAAGTTAAACCCAGAATGGTGGTGGCCACTTACACTTGTGACCAGTGTGGGGCGGAGACCTACCAGCCG ATCCAGTCCCCTACTTTCATGCCTCTGATCATGTGCCCGAGCCAAGAGTGCCAGACCAACCGCTCAGGAGGGCGGCTGTATCTGCAGACACGTGGTTCCAAATTCATCAAATTCCAGGAGATGAAAATGCAGGAACAT ACTGACCAAGTGCCTGTGGGAAACATCCCTCGTAGCATCACCGTGCTGGTAGAAGGTGAGAACACGAGGATCGCCCAGCCTGGGGACCACGTCAGTGTCACCGGCATCTTCTTGCCGATCCTGCGCACTGGGTTCCGACAGGTGGTACAG GGTCTCCTCTCTGAAACCTACCTGGAAGCCCATCGGGTCGTGAAGATGAGCAAGAGTGAGGACGAGGAGTCTGCGGCTGGAGAGCTAAGCAGGGAGGAGCTGAGGCAGATTGCAG AGGATGATTTCTATGAGAAGCTGGCGGCCTCCATCGCCCCAGAGATCTACGGGCACGAAGACGTGAAGAAGGCTCTGCTGCTCCTGCTGGTGGGAGGGGTGGACCAGTCTCCTCGGGGCATGAAGATCAGGG GCAACATCAACATCTGCCTGATGGGGGATCCCGGTGTGGCCAAGTCTCAGCTCCTGTCTTACATTGATCGCCTGGCACCCCGCA GCCAGTACACCACGGGCCGGGGCTCTTCGGGAGTGGGGCTCACGGCGGCTGTGCTGAGAGACTCGGTGAGCGGAGAGCTGACCTTGGAGGGCGGGGCCCTCGTGCTGGCGGACCAGGGTGTGTGCTGCATCGACGAGTTTGACAAGATGGCCGAGGCCGACCGCACGGCCATCCACGAGGTCATGGAGCAGCAGACCATCTCCATTGCCAAGGCTGGCATTCTCACCACGCTCAACGCCCGCTGTTCCATCCTGGCTGCCGCCAACCCCGCCTATGGGCGCTACAACCCTCGCCGCAGCCTGGAGCAGAACATACAGCTGCCTGCCGCGCTGCTCTCCCGCTTTGACCTCCTCTGGCTGATCCAGGACCGGCCTGACCGCGACAATGACCTGCG GTTGGCCCAGCACATCACCTACGTGCACCAGCATAGCcggcagcccccagcccagtTTGAGCCTTTGGACATGAAGCTGATGAG ACGTTACATCGCCATGTGCCGGGAGAAGCAGCCCACGGTGCCGGAGTCCCTGGCCGACTACATCACGGCCGCGTACGTGGAGATGAGGCGGGAGGCCTGGGCCAGCAAGGACGCCACGTACACTTCCGCCCGGACCCTGCTGGCCATCCTGCGGCTGTCCACGGCTCTG gCGCGGCTGCGGATGGTTGACGCGGTGGAGAAGGAAGATGTGAACGAAGCCATCAGGCTCATGGAGATGTCCAAGGACTCTCTGCTGGGCGACAAGGGGCAGACGGCGAG GACCCAGAGACCGGCGGACGTGATATTTGCCACCATCCGGGAGCTGGTCTCCGAGGGCCGAAGTGTACGGTTTGCGGAGGCCGAGCAGCGCTGCATATCCCGGGGCTTCACACCTGCCCAGTTCCAGGCGGCGCTAGATGAGTATGAGGAGCTAAATGTCTGGCAGGTTAATATCGCCCGGACGCGGATCACTTTTGTCTGA
- the MCM7 gene encoding DNA replication licensing factor MCM7 isoform X1, with amino-acid sequence MAVKDYVLEKEKVKKFLQEFYQDDEFGKKQFKYGNQLVRLAHREQVAMYVDLDDVAEDDPELVDSICENARRYARLFADAVQELLPQYKEREVVNKDVLDVYIEHRLMMEQRSRDPGAARSPQNQYPPELMRRFELYFQGPSSNKPRVIREVRADSVGKLVTVRGIVTRVCEVKPRMVVATYTCDQCGAETYQPIQSPTFMPLIMCPSQECQTNRSGGRLYLQTRGSKFIKFQEMKMQEHTDQVPVGNIPRSITVLVEGENTRIAQPGDHVSVTGIFLPILRTGFRQVVQGLLSETYLEAHRVVKMSKSEDEESAAGELSREELRQIAEDDFYEKLAASIAPEIYGHEDVKKALLLLLVGGVDQSPRGMKIRGNINICLMGDPGVAKSQLLSYIDRLAPRSQYTTGRGSSGVGLTAAVLRDSVSGELTLEGGALVLADQGVCCIDEFDKMAEADRTAIHEVMEQQTISIAKAGILTTLNARCSILAAANPAYGRYNPRRSLEQNIQLPAALLSRFDLLWLIQDRPDRDNDLRLAQHITYVHQHSRQPPAQFEPLDMKLMRRYIAMCREKQPTVPESLADYITAAYVEMRREAWASKDATYTSARTLLAILRLSTALARLRMVDAVEKEDVNEAIRLMEMSKDSLLGDKGQTARTQRPADVIFATIRELVSEGRSVRFAEAEQRCISRGFTPAQFQAALDEYEELNVWQVNIARTRITFV; translated from the exons ATGGCAGTTAAGGACTACGTGCTCGAAAAAG aaaagGTTAAGAAATTTCTACAAGAGTTTTACCAGGATGATGAATTTGGCAAGAAGCAATTCAAGTATGGGAACCAGTTG GTTCGACTGGCTCATCGGGAGCAAGTGGCAATGTACGTAGACCTAGACGATGTAGCTGAGGATGACCCTGAGTTGGTGGACTCGATTTGTGAGAATGCCAGGCGCTATGCAAGGCTCTTTGCTGACGCCGTACAGGAGCTGCTGCCTCAGTACAAGGAGAGGGAG gtGGTAAACAAAGATGTTTTGGATGTTTACATCGAGCACCGGCTGATGATGGAGCAGCGGAGCCGTGACCCTGGGGCAGCCCGAAGCCCGCAGAACCAGTACCCTCCTGAGCTCATGCGCAGATT TGAGCTGTACTTTCAAGGGCCAAGCAGTAACAAGCCTCGTGTGATCCGGGAAGTACGGGCTGACTCTGTGGGGAAATTGGTCACCGTGCGTGGAATTGTCACTCGTGTCTGTGAAGTTAAACCCAGAATGGTGGTGGCCACTTACACTTGTGACCAGTGTGGGGCGGAGACCTACCAGCCG ATCCAGTCCCCTACTTTCATGCCTCTGATCATGTGCCCGAGCCAAGAGTGCCAGACCAACCGCTCAGGAGGGCGGCTGTATCTGCAGACACGTGGTTCCAAATTCATCAAATTCCAGGAGATGAAAATGCAGGAACAT ACTGACCAAGTGCCTGTGGGAAACATCCCTCGTAGCATCACCGTGCTGGTAGAAGGTGAGAACACGAGGATCGCCCAGCCTGGGGACCACGTCAGTGTCACCGGCATCTTCTTGCCGATCCTGCGCACTGGGTTCCGACAGGTGGTACAG GGTCTCCTCTCTGAAACCTACCTGGAAGCCCATCGGGTCGTGAAGATGAGCAAGAGTGAGGACGAGGAGTCTGCGGCTGGAGAGCTAAGCAGGGAGGAGCTGAGGCAGATTGCAG AGGATGATTTCTATGAGAAGCTGGCGGCCTCCATCGCCCCAGAGATCTACGGGCACGAAGACGTGAAGAAGGCTCTGCTGCTCCTGCTGGTGGGAGGGGTGGACCAGTCTCCTCGGGGCATGAAGATCAGGG GCAACATCAACATCTGCCTGATGGGGGATCCCGGTGTGGCCAAGTCTCAGCTCCTGTCTTACATTGATCGCCTGGCACCCCGCA GCCAGTACACCACGGGCCGGGGCTCTTCGGGAGTGGGGCTCACGGCGGCTGTGCTGAGAGACTCGGTGAGCGGAGAGCTGACCTTGGAGGGCGGGGCCCTCGTGCTGGCGGACCAGGGTGTGTGCTGCATCGACGAGTTTGACAAGATGGCCGAGGCCGACCGCACGGCCATCCACGAGGTCATGGAGCAGCAGACCATCTCCATTGCCAAGGCTGGCATTCTCACCACGCTCAACGCCCGCTGTTCCATCCTGGCTGCCGCCAACCCCGCCTATGGGCGCTACAACCCTCGCCGCAGCCTGGAGCAGAACATACAGCTGCCTGCCGCGCTGCTCTCCCGCTTTGACCTCCTCTGGCTGATCCAGGACCGGCCTGACCGCGACAATGACCTGCG GTTGGCCCAGCACATCACCTACGTGCACCAGCATAGCcggcagcccccagcccagtTTGAGCCTTTGGACATGAAGCTGATGAG ACGTTACATCGCCATGTGCCGGGAGAAGCAGCCCACGGTGCCGGAGTCCCTGGCCGACTACATCACGGCCGCGTACGTGGAGATGAGGCGGGAGGCCTGGGCCAGCAAGGACGCCACGTACACTTCCGCCCGGACCCTGCTGGCCATCCTGCGGCTGTCCACGGCTCTG gCGCGGCTGCGGATGGTTGACGCGGTGGAGAAGGAAGATGTGAACGAAGCCATCAGGCTCATGGAGATGTCCAAGGACTCTCTGCTGGGCGACAAGGGGCAGACGGCGAG GACCCAGAGACCGGCGGACGTGATATTTGCCACCATCCGGGAGCTGGTCTCCGAGGGCCGAAGTGTACGGTTTGCGGAGGCCGAGCAGCGCTGCATATCCCGGGGCTTCACACCTGCCCAGTTCCAGGCGGCGCTAGATGAGTATGAGGAGCTAAATGTCTGGCAGGTTAATATCGCCCGGACGCGGATCACTTTTGTCTGA
- the AP4M1 gene encoding AP-4 complex subunit mu-1 isoform X1, with product MISQFFILSSKGDPLIYKDFRGDSGGRDVAELFYRKLTGLPGDESPVVMHHDDRHFIHIRHSGLYLVATTSENISPFSLLELLSRLATLLGDYCGSLSEGTISRNVALVYELLDEVLDYGYVQTTSMEMLRNFIQTEAVVSKPFSLFDLSSVGLIVALGAFQFGAETQQSKVAPSSAASRPILTSRSDQSQKNEVFLDVVERLSVLIASNGSLLKVDVQGEIRLKSFLPSGSEMRIGLTEEFCVGKSELRGYGPGIRVDEVSFHSSVLLEEFESHRILRLQPPQGELTVMRYQLSDDLPSPLPFRLFPSVQWDRGSGRLQVYLKLRCDLPPKSQALNVRLHLPLPRGVVSLSQELSGPEQKAELGEGALRWDLPRVQGGSQLSGLFQMDVPGLPGPPGQAPSTSAPLGLGPASLSFELPRHTCSGLQVRFLRLAFRPCGNANPHKWVRHLSHSDAYVIRI from the exons ATGATCTCCCAGTTCTTCATTCTGTCCTCCAAAGGGGACCCGCTCATCTACAAGGATT TCCGCGGGGACAGTGGCGGTCGGGATGTGGCCGAGCTCTTCTACCGGAAGCTGACGGGACTACCCGGAGATGAGTCCCCGGTTGTCATG CACCACGATGACCGTCATTTCATTCACATCAGACACAGCGGTCTCTATTTGGTGGCCACGACTTCAGAAAACATTTCTCCCTTCAGCCTCCTCGAGCTGCTCTCCCg GTTGGCCACTCTCCTGGGCGATTACTGTGGCTCCCTGAGTGAGGGGACCATCTCCCGCAACGTGGCTCTTGTCTACGAACTCCTAGATGAAGTGCTG GACTATGGCTATGTACAGACCACGTCCATGGAGATGCTGAGGAACTTCATCCAGACGGAGGCTGTGGTCAGCAAGCCCTTcagcctctttgacctcagcagTGTTGGCTTG ATTGTTGCTTTGGGTGCTTTCCAGTTTGGGGCCGAGACGCAGCAGAGCAAAGTGGCCCCCAGCAGTGCAGCCAGCCGCCCCATCCTGACCAGCCGCTCTGACCAG AgccaaaagaatgaagtatttttGGATGTGGTCGAGAGACTGTCTGTGCTGATAGCATCTAAT GGCTCGCTGCTGAAGGTAGACGTGCAGGGAGAGATCCGCCTCAAGAGCTTTCTTCCCAGTGGCTCTG AGATGCGCATCGGCTTGACAGAAGAATTTTGTGTGGGGAAGTCAGAACTAAGAG GTTACGGACCAGGGATCCGGGTGGATGAGGTCTCATTTCACAGCTCCGTGCTTCTGGAAGAGTTTGAGTCTCATCGAATTCTGCGCCTGCAGCCCCCTCAGGGCGAG CTAACTGTGATGCGGTACCAACTCTCAGAtgacctcccctccccgctcccgTTCCGGCTCTTTCCCTCTGTGCAGTGGGACCGAGGCTCGGGCAG GCTCCAGGTTTACCTGAAGTTACGATGCGACCTGCCCCCAAAGAG CCAAGCTCTCAATGTCAGACTGCACCTTCCCCTGCCACGAGGGGTGGTCAG CCTGTCACAGGAGCTGAGCGgccccgagcagaaggcagagctgggggagggagcccTTCGCTGGGACCTGCCTCGGGTTCAGGGTGGCTCCCAGCTGTCAGGCCTTTTCCAG ATGGATGTTCcgggcctccctgggcctcctggtCAAGCACCCTCCACCTCGGCCCCTCTGGGTCTGGGTCCCGCCAGCCTCTCATTTGAACTTCCCCGGCACACGTGCTCTGGCCTCCAGGTTCGCTTCCTCAGGCTGGCATTCAGACCCTGCGGCAATGCCAACCCCCACAAGTGGGTGCGACACCTAAGCCATAGTGATGCCTATGTCATCCGGATCTGA